From Candidatus Gastranaerophilales bacterium, one genomic window encodes:
- a CDS encoding phosphopentomutase, translating into MKRAIVVVVDSMGAGALPDAAEYNDLSTCNTLRNVAAGVGGLNAPTFEKLGLGNITEVKGVKNNPNHIAQFGIMKETSKGKDTTTGHWEMMGLILDEPFQVYPHGFDHGLIDKFIKATGCKGILGNCAASGTKIIEDLHEEHAKTLYPIVYTSADSVFQIAVDIDLIPIEKLYEYCEIARKILDDGYNVSRVIARPYKMIDGKPSRISALRHDYSVVPFKDTLCNEVMNNNGRVFGIGKIEDIFVGSGITHAIHTGSNTEGLNLTLKAIKNEMNLDELKVADCTASPDKYFIFTNLVDTDMLYGHRNNVEGYAKAIEEIDTYIPKFIENMSDEDLLIITADHGCDPTVPGTDHTREQVPLLVYHKNIKPENLGVKDSFTYVADTIRNWLF; encoded by the coding sequence ATGAAAAGAGCAATTGTAGTTGTTGTAGACTCAATGGGAGCAGGAGCTTTGCCTGATGCCGCAGAGTATAATGATTTATCAACCTGTAATACCTTACGCAATGTGGCTGCAGGTGTAGGAGGATTAAATGCTCCTACTTTCGAAAAATTGGGTCTTGGAAACATAACCGAAGTCAAAGGCGTAAAAAATAACCCAAATCATATTGCACAATTCGGCATTATGAAAGAAACATCAAAAGGCAAAGATACAACTACAGGTCACTGGGAAATGATGGGGCTTATTTTAGACGAACCGTTCCAGGTTTATCCTCACGGGTTTGACCATGGTCTTATTGATAAATTCATTAAAGCAACCGGCTGCAAAGGCATTTTGGGTAACTGTGCTGCCTCTGGAACAAAGATAATTGAAGACTTGCATGAAGAACATGCTAAAACACTTTATCCTATCGTTTACACAAGTGCTGACAGCGTTTTCCAAATAGCAGTCGACATAGATTTAATCCCTATCGAAAAACTCTATGAATATTGCGAAATCGCTAGAAAAATCTTAGATGACGGATACAATGTTTCAAGAGTAATCGCAAGACCATACAAAATGATTGACGGAAAACCATCAAGAATTTCCGCATTAAGACATGACTACTCTGTTGTTCCTTTTAAAGATACATTGTGCAACGAAGTAATGAACAACAACGGCAGAGTCTTTGGTATTGGAAAAATTGAAGATATATTTGTAGGTTCCGGAATTACTCACGCCATACATACAGGCTCAAACACCGAAGGATTAAACTTAACATTAAAAGCAATAAAAAATGAAATGAACCTTGATGAATTAAAAGTTGCAGATTGTACAGCTTCTCCTGACAAATATTTTATTTTCACAAACCTTGTAGATACTGACATGCTATATGGGCACAGAAATAATGTTGAAGGCTATGCTAAAGCTATTGAAGAAATTGATACATATATCCCCAAATTTATTGAAAACATGTCTGATGAGGATTTGTTAATAATCACAGCTGACCATGGGTGTGACCCTACAGTACCTGGCACTGACCACACAAGAGAACAAGTGCCTTTACTTGTTTATCATAAAAATATTAAGCCTGAAAATCTAGGCGTAAAAGACTCTTTCACTTACGTCGCCGATACTATCAGAAATTGGCTTTTTTAA
- a CDS encoding ribbon-helix-helix domain-containing protein, whose protein sequence is MARVLISMPEKFLGEIDQVADGENRSRSELIREALRTYIHRNKVRENTLAMKNASILESLLD, encoded by the coding sequence ATGGCTAGAGTTTTAATTTCAATGCCGGAAAAATTTTTAGGAGAAATCGATCAAGTAGCAGATGGTGAAAATCGTTCTAGAAGCGAATTGATAAGAGAAGCATTAAGAACATATATTCATAGAAATAAAGTAAGAGAAAATACATTGGCAATGAAAAATGCTTCAATTTTAGAATCATTACTCGATTAG
- a CDS encoding endonuclease III, protein MKDIDKISKLLKKENLPKTDFVQFMENIKDPYIVLIACILSLRTNDKTTYPATMRMLALGKTPKDFANLDTEILAKAIYPVGFYKTKAKQIVDLSKILYEEMNSQVPESIEELIKFKGVGRKTANLVLAKGFNKPAICVDVHVHRISNRVGLVKTKNPEETEFDLKKNLPHKYWIDLNTLLVTFGQNICKPISPKCPSCCLKTMCDFYRSSL, encoded by the coding sequence ATGAAAGATATCGATAAAATTTCTAAATTGTTGAAAAAAGAAAATTTACCAAAAACTGACTTTGTGCAATTTATGGAAAATATTAAAGACCCATATATTGTTCTTATTGCATGCATTTTATCCCTAAGAACCAATGATAAAACCACCTATCCTGCAACTATGCGAATGCTCGCCCTTGGCAAAACACCAAAAGATTTCGCAAATCTTGACACCGAAATATTGGCTAAAGCCATATATCCCGTCGGCTTTTACAAAACAAAAGCAAAACAAATCGTTGATTTGTCAAAAATATTATATGAAGAAATGAACTCTCAGGTGCCTGAGTCTATTGAAGAACTCATCAAATTTAAGGGCGTGGGCAGAAAAACAGCAAATCTCGTATTAGCTAAAGGTTTTAATAAGCCGGCAATTTGCGTTGACGTTCACGTTCACAGGATTTCTAACAGAGTAGGGCTCGTAAAGACCAAAAACCCTGAAGAAACCGAATTTGACCTAAAAAAAAATCTACCCCATAAATACTGGATAGATTTAAATACCCTATTAGTTACTTTTGGACAAAATATCTGTAAACCGATATCGCCAAAGTGCCCTTCCTGTTGTTTAAAGACTATGTGCGATTTCTACCGCTCTAGCCTTTAA
- the dnaG gene encoding DNA primase, with amino-acid sequence MPEITYMEAVEEIKSRLDILEVVQSYVILKKSGANYWGCCPFHKEKTPSFSVNPQKGIYKCFGCGEGGDAISFLMKINNQSFNDVIKDLADKFGIELPKSYSGDKQSSETKTTIKDVMAKTADYYVKNLLETAEAKHALEYLAKRGITEDIIKEYKIGYSFKGFDSLQTHFGSNVEKSVLESAGLIIKREQNKGYVDRFRNRIMIPIINETGEVVAFGARATEDGQNPKYLNSPDTLLYNKSRIMYGIYQAKEMIKQEDFVLIMEGYFDVISAQAAGLKNCLAACGTSLTQEHIKLISKYTNSRKIYLAFDTDLAGQKATGRGAEIIKEALSGLGNIKQFDENYTSINNDKYACEIRVVSPPQGKDPDEYIRDCGIEAYLSHIKEAPLLLDFQLNQILKEKTPDTTPMEKVKIVKKIIPLLEEINNNIVQNEYIKFVASKLEIGDDALTKEIRKVTGLKSLPFQAKKQIVTKSSNISEKGQKNLLSLYLIEESHLDFKTLSSITKNVEFDNENLNNLRNTIDKLICQVNNVGELIDALYIEFAEDDKLKEIITDLVYLSDSFKDLSEKDFKAVIYENIQKIEQFHSNQEKKKLRQKYKQANDDELESMQYQLELREKIKNKLKTGE; translated from the coding sequence ATGCCCGAAATAACTTATATGGAAGCAGTTGAAGAAATTAAAAGTCGCCTTGATATTCTTGAGGTGGTGCAATCCTATGTCATTTTGAAAAAATCGGGTGCTAATTATTGGGGATGCTGCCCGTTTCACAAAGAAAAAACACCTTCTTTTTCCGTAAATCCTCAAAAAGGTATATATAAGTGCTTTGGGTGTGGTGAAGGTGGAGATGCTATCAGCTTTTTGATGAAGATTAATAATCAATCTTTTAATGACGTTATAAAGGATTTAGCTGATAAATTCGGGATAGAGTTGCCAAAATCTTACTCAGGTGACAAACAATCTTCTGAAACAAAAACTACGATTAAAGATGTTATGGCAAAAACTGCCGATTATTATGTTAAAAATTTGTTAGAAACCGCAGAAGCTAAACACGCACTGGAGTACCTTGCAAAAAGAGGCATTACCGAAGATATTATTAAGGAATACAAAATAGGCTATTCTTTTAAAGGCTTTGACTCTTTGCAAACTCACTTCGGCTCAAATGTTGAAAAAAGTGTCCTTGAATCAGCAGGTTTGATAATCAAAAGAGAACAAAACAAAGGCTATGTCGACCGTTTTAGAAACAGGATAATGATTCCAATTATTAATGAAACCGGCGAAGTCGTAGCTTTTGGGGCTAGAGCGACAGAAGACGGGCAAAATCCAAAATATTTAAACTCTCCAGATACCCTTTTGTACAACAAAAGCCGTATTATGTATGGCATTTATCAAGCAAAAGAAATGATAAAACAAGAAGATTTCGTACTGATTATGGAAGGTTATTTTGATGTCATTTCAGCTCAGGCGGCAGGGCTCAAAAACTGTCTGGCAGCGTGCGGAACATCCTTAACTCAAGAACATATAAAACTTATTTCAAAATATACAAATTCAAGAAAAATCTATTTAGCTTTTGATACCGATTTAGCTGGTCAAAAAGCAACAGGCAGAGGTGCTGAAATAATAAAAGAGGCTCTTTCGGGGTTAGGAAACATTAAACAATTTGATGAAAATTATACCTCTATTAACAATGACAAATATGCTTGCGAAATAAGGGTTGTTTCGCCCCCGCAAGGAAAAGACCCGGATGAGTATATAAGAGATTGCGGAATTGAAGCATACTTGTCCCACATAAAAGAAGCTCCTTTGCTTCTTGATTTTCAGTTGAATCAAATACTAAAAGAAAAAACTCCTGATACAACTCCTATGGAAAAAGTTAAAATTGTTAAAAAAATCATCCCGTTACTTGAGGAAATCAACAACAATATCGTTCAAAATGAATATATAAAGTTTGTTGCGTCAAAGCTTGAGATTGGGGATGACGCTTTAACTAAGGAGATTAGAAAAGTTACCGGCTTGAAATCGTTGCCGTTTCAAGCAAAAAAACAAATTGTAACAAAAAGTTCAAATATTTCGGAAAAAGGGCAAAAAAATTTATTGAGCCTCTATTTAATAGAGGAAAGTCATTTAGACTTTAAGACTCTTTCAAGTATAACCAAAAACGTAGAATTTGATAATGAAAATTTAAATAATCTTCGCAATACAATTGACAAATTAATATGTCAGGTAAATAATGTAGGGGAATTAATCGACGCCCTGTATATTGAATTTGCCGAGGATGATAAATTAAAAGAAATTATAACGGATTTAGTATATTTGTCAGACAGCTTTAAAGATTTATCCGAGAAGGACTTTAAGGCAGTTATTTACGAAAACATTCAAAAGATTGAGCAATTCCATTCTAATCAGGAGAAGAAAAAACTCAGACAAAAGTACAAACAAGCAAATGACGATGAATTGGAATCAATGCAATATCAGCTTGAATTGCGAGAAAAAATCAAAAACAAACTAAAGACTGGAGAATAA
- a CDS encoding UDP-glucose/GDP-mannose dehydrogenase family protein has product MIAVFGLGFVGLTTALGFSEKGFQVYGYDIDKNKVNSLSSHKIPFYEQQMQEILDKNLNKNFQLSNDIKTAVDNSKIIFLCVGTPSDKDGKADLKYIKSAISDILSNLQKGEKKLLVFKSTIPPSTTKNEIIPYIESKGFVVGKDIFVANNPEFLREGYAWSDFINPDRIILGVEDDYSKSLLTQIYSKFNVDIHYVSLNTSEFIKYLSNTLLSTLISYSNEMSMIASSIGNIDIKTAFNILHEDKRWSGSPCTMQTYTYPGCGFGGYCLPKDTQAMVYKAKEYGYDAKILKNVLDVNSEIKPFWIDKIEKEIPKSSSLGILGLSFKPNSDDIRQTPAKMIIEMLLEKGYKNINVYDPLANELFDKTYSLPLNYLNSVEDIVSRCDTLIITTAWNEFMEKQELFSNKKVYDLRYILKGENKCSIV; this is encoded by the coding sequence ATGATAGCAGTTTTTGGGTTAGGTTTTGTCGGATTGACAACAGCTCTTGGCTTTAGCGAAAAAGGTTTTCAAGTCTATGGCTACGATATTGATAAAAATAAGGTAAATTCGCTTTCTTCGCATAAAATACCTTTTTATGAACAACAAATGCAAGAAATATTAGATAAAAATTTAAATAAAAATTTTCAACTCTCTAATGACATAAAAACTGCGGTTGATAATTCAAAAATTATTTTTTTATGTGTCGGTACGCCCTCTGATAAAGACGGAAAAGCTGATTTAAAATATATAAAATCAGCAATTAGTGACATATTGTCTAACCTGCAAAAGGGTGAAAAGAAACTATTGGTTTTCAAATCAACGATTCCCCCCTCGACAACAAAAAATGAAATTATCCCCTATATTGAATCTAAAGGTTTTGTTGTTGGCAAAGATATTTTTGTTGCGAATAATCCGGAATTTTTACGAGAAGGCTACGCTTGGAGCGATTTTATTAATCCAGATAGAATTATTCTCGGGGTGGAAGATGACTATTCAAAATCTTTATTAACTCAAATATATTCTAAATTTAATGTTGATATCCATTATGTTTCATTAAACACAAGTGAATTTATTAAATATTTATCAAATACATTATTATCAACTTTAATCAGTTATTCAAACGAAATGTCAATGATAGCAAGTTCTATCGGAAATATTGATATAAAAACTGCTTTTAATATCTTGCACGAGGACAAACGCTGGTCAGGCTCACCCTGCACTATGCAAACTTATACTTATCCGGGGTGTGGTTTTGGCGGATATTGTTTGCCAAAAGATACACAAGCAATGGTATATAAAGCCAAAGAATATGGATATGATGCAAAAATATTAAAAAATGTTTTGGACGTAAATTCAGAAATAAAACCGTTTTGGATTGATAAAATTGAAAAAGAAATTCCAAAATCATCATCCCTAGGGATTTTAGGCTTATCATTTAAGCCGAATTCCGATGACATCAGACAAACACCTGCAAAAATGATAATTGAAATGTTGTTGGAAAAAGGGTACAAAAATATTAACGTATATGACCCGCTTGCTAATGAATTGTTCGATAAAACATATTCTTTGCCACTTAATTATTTAAATTCTGTTGAAGATATTGTTTCTCGCTGTGATACGTTAATAATAACTACAGCTTGGAATGAATTTATGGAAAAACAAGAATTATTTTCAAATAAAAAAGTTTACGATTTAAGATACATACTAAAAGGAGAAAATAAATGTTCCATAGTTTAA
- a CDS encoding NAD-dependent epimerase/dehydratase family protein, whose translation MISNKIVNEDLDKIFESIKDKSNKFDNSNIFITGCCGFLGYYFLNFFNKFKKQLNIKSIVAVDNFQVGRPDWLDDILKDGNIDIQEFDIIKGDISKLKLQKENSFVIHMASIASPVFYRKYPIETIEANIWGLKMLLDEYKNSSLKGFLFFSSSEVYGDPTPENIPTPETYRGNVSSVGPRSCYDESKRFGETICLEYSKQFNLPISIARPFNNYGPGMKIDDKRVPADFAKAVLNNQNIEILSNGSPTRTFCYISDAITGYLKILLHGKFDYFNIGIEKPEISIKELACIYVEAAKELFDYQGEVIYKTSDDQNYLTDNPNRRCPNINKAIKILDYSPKVGVHEGIKRYLEYLKTMEIK comes from the coding sequence GTGATTTCTAACAAAATTGTCAATGAAGATTTAGATAAAATTTTTGAAAGTATAAAAGATAAAAGTAATAAATTTGATAATTCTAATATTTTTATTACCGGTTGTTGTGGTTTTTTGGGCTATTATTTTTTAAATTTCTTTAATAAATTTAAAAAACAATTAAACATCAAATCTATAGTTGCTGTCGATAATTTTCAAGTTGGACGCCCTGATTGGCTTGATGACATTTTAAAAGACGGAAATATTGATATTCAAGAATTTGATATTATCAAAGGCGATATCTCAAAATTAAAACTACAAAAAGAAAATTCTTTTGTCATACACATGGCATCAATTGCCTCTCCCGTATTTTATAGAAAATACCCTATAGAAACTATTGAAGCTAATATTTGGGGACTAAAAATGCTCCTTGATGAGTATAAAAACTCATCACTTAAAGGTTTTTTATTCTTTTCAAGCAGTGAGGTATATGGCGACCCGACTCCTGAAAACATACCAACTCCTGAAACATATAGAGGTAATGTTTCTTCTGTTGGCCCGCGTTCTTGTTACGATGAGTCCAAACGATTTGGGGAAACAATTTGTTTGGAATATTCTAAACAATTTAATTTGCCTATTTCAATTGCACGTCCGTTCAATAATTACGGCCCGGGGATGAAAATTGATGACAAAAGAGTCCCTGCTGATTTTGCAAAAGCTGTTTTAAATAACCAAAATATAGAAATTTTGTCAAACGGTAGCCCGACTAGAACTTTCTGCTATATTTCAGATGCAATTACAGGTTATTTAAAAATCCTTTTACATGGTAAATTCGATTATTTTAATATTGGAATTGAAAAACCTGAAATTTCAATTAAAGAACTTGCCTGCATTTATGTTGAGGCAGCAAAGGAATTATTCGATTATCAAGGTGAGGTTATTTATAAAACGTCTGATGACCAAAATTACTTAACGGATAACCCAAACAGAAGATGTCCTAACATAAATAAAGCTATTAAGATTTTAGACTATTCTCCTAAAGTCGGGGTCCACGAAGGAATTAAAAGATATTTAGAATACTTAAAAACAATGGAGATTAAATAA
- a CDS encoding ferredoxin: MKVTVGDGCIACGACESICDAVFSVEDIAVVDESAVAGNEDCVKEAADACPVSAIEVE; encoded by the coding sequence ATGAAAGTAACTGTTGGAGACGGATGCATAGCATGTGGTGCTTGCGAATCTATTTGTGACGCTGTATTTTCAGTAGAAGATATCGCTGTTGTTGATGAATCAGCTGTTGCCGGTAACGAAGATTGCGTTAAAGAAGCTGCTGACGCTTGTCCGGTTAGTGCTATTGAAGTTGAATAG
- the rfbF gene encoding glucose-1-phosphate cytidylyltransferase encodes MKVVIFAGGLGTRLSEETDLKPKPMVEIGGRPILWHIMKIYSYYGFNDFVILSGYKSHVIKEYFVNYYNRYSDITVDMGNNTVEIHKTRHEPWKVTILYTGQTAQTGARLKKAQNYISSERFMLTYGDGVADINIKNLLKAHEKSGKKVTMTAIKPAGRFGAVSINEKNEITTFAEKHTGDDSWVNVGFFVCEPEIFNYLPQDDENLRFEKQPLETLAKENNLNAYKHEGFWKPMDTLKEKTELTDLWLKGNAPWAIWQNRQEL; translated from the coding sequence ATGAAGGTAGTTATATTCGCAGGTGGTTTAGGAACGAGATTATCTGAAGAAACAGACTTAAAACCTAAGCCAATGGTTGAAATCGGTGGCAGACCAATTCTTTGGCATATTATGAAAATATATTCATACTATGGCTTCAATGATTTTGTAATACTTTCCGGATATAAATCTCATGTTATAAAAGAGTATTTCGTAAATTATTACAATCGATATTCTGACATCACTGTCGATATGGGAAATAACACGGTGGAAATCCATAAAACAAGACACGAACCTTGGAAAGTCACGATTTTATACACCGGACAAACAGCACAAACTGGTGCCCGTCTAAAAAAAGCACAAAATTACATCAGCAGCGAACGTTTTATGCTCACTTATGGTGACGGGGTTGCTGATATAAATATTAAAAACCTACTCAAAGCTCACGAAAAATCAGGGAAAAAAGTCACAATGACTGCAATTAAACCTGCAGGGAGATTTGGTGCTGTATCAATAAATGAAAAAAATGAAATAACAACTTTTGCCGAAAAACACACAGGCGATGATTCTTGGGTCAATGTCGGATTTTTTGTTTGCGAACCTGAAATATTTAACTACCTACCACAAGATGATGAAAACTTAAGATTTGAAAAACAGCCATTAGAAACTTTGGCTAAGGAAAATAATCTTAACGCATATAAGCACGAAGGTTTTTGGAAACCGATGGATACATTAAAAGAAAAAACAGAGTTAACAGATTTATGGCTCAAGGGAAATGCCCCTTGGGCGATATGGCAAAACAGACAGGAGCTATAA
- the rpmB gene encoding 50S ribosomal protein L28 → MSIQCDVCGKKSLKAAKISFSHKQNVHRQFPNIQSVKVNLDGTVKRIKVCTSCLKAGKVQRAV, encoded by the coding sequence ATGTCAATTCAATGCGATGTATGCGGTAAAAAATCTTTAAAAGCAGCTAAGATATCATTTTCTCATAAACAAAATGTTCATAGACAATTCCCTAACATTCAATCTGTTAAGGTTAATTTGGACGGTACTGTTAAGAGAATTAAAGTTTGTACTTCTTGTCTAAAAGCAGGTAAAGTTCAAAGAGCCGTATAA
- a CDS encoding glycosyltransferase family 2 protein, with the protein MTSQLNNDLDIFVITYNRAEKLKNTLEQIFSEGSPIKNLQITILNNASTDETSNIIEKYKTKYKNLKHIINKRNIGGNANIIRAYESAEKKYIWVLCDDDDFDWTGFGEIENAIANDYDVILTRKCTKNIADLFYKASFVPAAIYKTSLLTTTVITNAYDNISNLFPHLAIMAKCINTNVKIYYPKHQVVNMGIANFHPLSYIRGNEKEQIPIDRQNMFWTVGYLSSIQLIRDRKKQIEIINGLRHGHKSLYDLFKTKILLNKKYYQNSPVNIYKILRNLSLSQKIRFYLALLSVNFKCLFSNTDFITEFGEDKWKKYFEYINEQKYINSLAKKYNGKKVLIYGAGTIANVLFDKYNLSKFNIVAISDLKYTEDTEYKGYTAISPNKINELKPEVILFTLYEPANALNFIKKNYSNFEYKSLIKKKRNIII; encoded by the coding sequence ATGACATCTCAGCTAAATAATGATTTAGATATTTTCGTTATAACTTACAATCGAGCTGAAAAACTAAAAAATACGCTTGAACAAATTTTTTCTGAAGGCTCTCCTATTAAAAATTTGCAAATTACAATTTTAAATAATGCATCAACTGACGAAACCTCGAATATCATCGAAAAATATAAAACAAAATATAAAAATTTAAAACATATTATTAATAAAAGGAATATCGGCGGAAATGCAAACATAATAAGAGCTTACGAATCTGCTGAAAAAAAATATATATGGGTTTTGTGCGATGATGACGATTTTGATTGGACAGGATTTGGTGAAATTGAAAACGCAATCGCAAATGATTATGACGTCATTCTCACTCGAAAATGCACTAAAAATATAGCTGATTTGTTTTATAAAGCGTCTTTTGTTCCGGCAGCTATTTACAAAACATCTCTTTTAACAACGACAGTAATAACTAATGCTTATGATAATATTTCGAACCTGTTTCCGCATTTAGCAATAATGGCAAAGTGTATAAATACTAATGTGAAAATTTATTATCCGAAGCATCAAGTCGTAAATATGGGAATTGCAAACTTCCATCCCTTGAGCTACATAAGAGGTAACGAAAAAGAACAAATACCTATCGATAGGCAAAACATGTTTTGGACAGTCGGGTATTTATCATCAATACAACTGATAAGAGATAGAAAAAAACAAATTGAAATCATCAACGGATTAAGACATGGACACAAATCGCTCTATGATTTGTTTAAAACAAAAATACTTTTAAATAAAAAATACTATCAAAACAGCCCCGTTAATATTTATAAGATATTGCGTAATTTATCGTTGAGTCAAAAAATCAGGTTTTATTTGGCTCTTTTATCTGTCAATTTTAAATGTTTATTTTCAAATACAGATTTTATAACAGAATTTGGTGAAGATAAATGGAAAAAATATTTTGAGTACATAAACGAACAGAAATACATCAATTCGCTTGCAAAAAAATATAATGGAAAAAAAGTTCTTATTTATGGTGCCGGAACTATTGCCAATGTATTATTCGACAAATACAACCTGTCAAAATTTAATATTGTAGCAATCAGCGACCTCAAATACACAGAAGATACTGAATATAAAGGCTACACGGCAATTTCTCCTAATAAAATAAATGAATTAAAACCAGAAGTAATTTTATTTACCTTGTACGAACCTGCAAATGCTTTAAACTTCATCAAAAAAAATTATTCGAATTTTGAATATAAATCCTTAATAAAAAAGAAAAGAAACATTATTATATAA
- a CDS encoding deoxyguanosinetriphosphate triphosphohydrolase, with amino-acid sequence MDVKNKTIREQLEDKEFVILSEFAAKSRFTKGRVSPIEKCPLRTDFQRDRDRIIHSKAFRRLKHKTQVFFSPNDDHYRTRLTHTLEVSQIARTIAKALALNEDLTEAIALGHDLGHTPFGHSGEAILNQTMKNGFKHNEQSVRVATYIENLNLTAETLNGILNHSYAGCETPYTLEGQAVKFSDKIAYIHHDIQDSMRAGIIREADLPSDCIKYFNNNQKKHSSVVAKMVMDIVENSQGQNILKMSDECDFYYKRLRTWMFENVYTNSIAKAEEGKAKNLVKELFIYYTNALEDKFGSSNNDAIEQTATDYISGMTDGYAVMKFKHIFMPEPMIVVPQDNFLLTLAQINGLN; translated from the coding sequence ATGGACGTAAAAAATAAAACTATAAGAGAACAACTTGAGGACAAAGAATTTGTGATACTGAGTGAATTTGCGGCAAAAAGCAGATTTACGAAGGGGCGAGTATCTCCTATTGAAAAATGTCCTTTGAGGACTGATTTTCAAAGAGATAGGGATAGAATTATTCATAGCAAGGCTTTCAGACGCTTGAAGCACAAAACCCAAGTCTTTTTCTCTCCTAATGACGACCATTACAGAACGAGATTGACGCATACTCTTGAAGTTTCTCAAATAGCCAGAACGATTGCCAAAGCTTTGGCGTTAAATGAAGATTTGACAGAAGCTATTGCTTTAGGGCATGACCTTGGGCATACGCCTTTTGGTCATAGCGGAGAAGCCATTTTAAACCAAACTATGAAAAATGGTTTCAAACACAACGAGCAAAGTGTCAGGGTTGCGACTTATATCGAAAACCTGAACCTTACTGCCGAAACCTTGAATGGAATATTGAACCACTCTTATGCAGGTTGTGAAACTCCTTACACCTTAGAGGGGCAAGCTGTTAAATTCTCTGACAAAATTGCTTATATTCACCATGATATTCAAGACTCAATGAGGGCCGGGATTATAAGAGAAGCAGATTTGCCTTCTGATTGCATTAAATATTTTAATAATAATCAAAAAAAACATTCAAGTGTCGTTGCTAAAATGGTTATGGATATTGTTGAAAACAGTCAGGGGCAAAATATCTTAAAAATGTCAGATGAATGTGATTTCTATTACAAACGTTTAAGAACTTGGATGTTTGAAAATGTTTACACAAATTCTATCGCTAAAGCTGAAGAAGGCAAAGCTAAAAATTTGGTAAAAGAATTGTTTATTTATTATACCAATGCTCTTGAAGACAAGTTTGGTTCCTCAAATAATGACGCAATTGAGCAAACAGCAACCGACTACATTTCAGGCATGACAGATGGCTATGCTGTTATGAAGTTCAAACACATATTTATGCCCGAGCCTATGATTGTTGTTCCTCAAGACAATTTTTTGTTGACATTAGCACAAATTAACGGATTAAATTAA